From a region of the Rhipicephalus microplus isolate Deutch F79 chromosome X, USDA_Rmic, whole genome shotgun sequence genome:
- the Cdc45 gene encoding cell division cycle protein 45, whose product MFVDVKNLEDEFYLEVIKSRVLVIISTDVDAVAACRILQQLFHSDNALYTLVPVSKKAAVATAYRDHGEGIKNVVLLNCGATWDVIEECKPESDDVVFYIADSNRPVHIHNVYNTSQVRLLMPSLPEEGVPAYEDLFREDDDDDEDEMTIEEVADRRRERREWEERRKQLLFEYTEFSYHGKSTAVTMFEMSFQMTRHTPEILWWAIVGQSELYISGKIEHNRYVLEAGDLQAHVSRQIRQRTAALDPLAVQISFDQELNLPLYTQWSLMESLQNTPTIFCKFKLWTQRGYRKLQEFLAELGLPLLQCKQQYASMDINLRNNVKEWMCDMAEKYGLENLLFACFTGRCGYRDHFFASDAAYGLMAILESPVGDVTTNFFNTLDALSWSNTELLRNGIQLAKERLIATTQQVHSFMDLGSIICAGPFLYGTVQEGAQHSKLFGWPSGLFQLARCALQAYVANTKSRRFAILPLVLAADYSSDPSYTLVVGIPPLSEDSPKNFFGRAFERASTMTHCTYQADFFCSPAVLVYKQDRGKFLDALVSLLV is encoded by the exons ATGTTCGTCGACGTGAAGAACCTTGAGGACGAGTTCTACTTGGAGGTGATTAAAAGCCGAGTGTTGGTTATTATTTCTACAGACGTGGATGCTGTTGCGGCGTgccgcattttgcagcagttgtTTCACTCGGACAACGCACTTTACACGCTTGTTCCTGTGTCTAAGAAAGCGGCTGTAGCAACAGCGTACCGCGATCACGGTGAAGGAATCAAGAACGTCGTATTACTTAATTGCGGTGCGACGTGGGACGTGATTGAAGAGTGCAAGCCTGAAAGCGACGACGTAGTTTTCTACATAGCTGACAGCAATCGTCCTGTGCACATTCACAACGTCTACAACACGAGTCAAGTGCGTCTTCTGATGCCGTCTTTGCCGGAGGAAGGTGTGCCGGCCTACGAGGACCTTTTCAGGGaggacgacgatgacgacgaggATGAAATGACCATAGAAGAAGTTGCCGACCGACGGAGAGAGCGACGCGAGTGGGAGGAACGCCGTAAACAGCTTCTCTTTGAATACACGGAGTTCAGCTATCATGGTAAATCAACTGCTGTCACCATGTTCGAAATGAGTTTCCAAATGACTCGACATACACCGGAAATTCTATGGTGGGCGATCGTCGGGCAGTCTGAGCTGTACATCTCCGGAAAAATTGAGCACAATCG GTATGTGCTGGAAGCTGGGGACCTTCAGGCACACGTTTCCCGTCAAATTAGACAAAGAACTGCTGCACTGGATCCTTTGGCAGTGCAAATATCATTCGACCAGGAGCTGAATCTTCCTCTGTACACACAATGGTCCCTCATGGAGAGCCTGCAAAACACCCCAACTATATTTTGCAAATTTAAATTGTGGACTCAAAGAGGCTACCGTAAGCTACAGGAGTTCCTAGCAGAACTTGGCCTACCGCTTCTACAGTGCAAGCAGCAGTATGCTTCAATGGACATCAACCTCAGGAACAATGTGAAAGAGTGGATGTGTGACATGGCCGAAAAGTATGGGCTTGAAAACCTACTTTTCGCCTGCTTCACTGGCAGATGTGGCTATCGGGACCACTTCTTTGCCTCTGATGCTGCATATGGCCTCATGGCTATTCTTGAGTCTCCTGTAGGTGATGTAACAACCAACTTCTTTAATACACTTGATGCCCTGTCATGGTCGAACACAGAGCTACTGCGTAATGGCATTCAGCTGGCAAAAGAGCGCTTGATAGCCACCACGCAGCAGGTACACTCATTCATGGATCTTGGCAGTATCATCTGCGCTGGGCCCTTTCTGTATGGCACTGTGCAGGAGGGTGCCCAACACAGTAAGCTTTTTGGATGGCCAAGCGGTCTCTTTCAGTTGGCCCGATGTGCATTGCAGGCGTATGTGGCCAACACCAAAAGCCGTCGCTTTGCCATCCTCCCCCTTGTGCTAGCAGCTGACTATTCAAGTGACCCTTCTTACACTCTGGTTGTCGGCATCCCACCATTGTCCGAAGATTCACCAAAGAACTTTTTTGGCCGTGCTTTTGAGAGGGCCAGCACAATGACACACTGTACATATCAAGCTGATTTTTTCTGTTCACCAGCTGTTTTAGTATACAAGCAAGATCGGGGCAAGTTTCTTGATGCTCTTGTGTCGTTGTTAGTTTGA